CCGTCGCCACTCGCCGGAGACCCTCCGCGTGCTCGACCTCACCGGGTGCCACCTcgccctcgcgccgccggccctgccGCGGCTGGCGACGCTGCGGCTCCGCTCCTGCACCGTGCCGCGCGAGCATCTCCAGGCCCTGGCGGACGccgcgccggagctcgccgccgtgcaCCTCGACTCCGCCTTCTTCACGCCGCCTCCGGGAAGACCCGACGACCACTCCTGGTCTGTCCCCCCCGACACGAAGGCTTGCGCCTGCGCCTCCGGACGGCGACCACGCTCGTGCTGGCACACTGCGGCGGAGGGGTTTGGCACAGCTGTGCCATCGAGATCGACGCGCCGAGGCTCCGGTCCCTGTCATACAAGGGCCTGCTCCGGCGATTCCTCTTgacatcgccgtcgccggaccTCGCCCGGGTGGACCTGCACTTCCTCCAGGACGAGCCGCACGGCCCCCGGCGCGAGGAGGACAGGGAGAGAACAACCGTGCTCTTCTGGGAGTTCATGCACAACTTCACCGACGCCAGGGCCCTCAAGCTGAAGGTGAACCTCGACCTCAAGGAGAtcgccgccgtcggcgaggcggcgaggcgcgccGCGCGGCTGCGCGCGTTCCCCAACGTCGAGCGCCTCGAGCTGGAAGGGGTGCACCGCCCGGCGAGCAGGACGGCGGCCGTGGCAGTCGCGAGCCTGCTGCGCTGCTGCCCTGCCGTCCGTGACCTCGTGCTCCGGCTGAGCACCATGCCGCCTCGGTCTTGGAAGCCTGCCGTGTATGGCAGGCCTTTCTTGGAACGGAAATATCGGTTGGACTACAGCAAGTCCATCGATCGCTTCACGCGCCGGAGCTCGAAGACGACGATCGGATACGGTGATGTTCCTGATGAGATCCCTGGCCTGAGCGGGAGCTCCTTCGCCTGCTTGCAGAGCAGCCTGAGAAGAGTGAGCCTGCAGTTCCGGCTGGGCGGCGACCCCGGCTCCAGCTGCCTTGGAGTGCGGCTGCTCAAGTTCTTCGCTGAAAACGCCGTGGTTCTTGAAGAAATTCGCGTCGACAGTGGCAACAGGAGGCTGCACGAGCACCTGAACCTCGATGTTGGAAAATGGATCGCACCTGACAACTCAACCAAGGCTTGCTTGAAACGCAGGAATTTGGCTGAGGGTTCATGGGAGTTTTCGAGAGTTCCCAGTTCACCAGACCTTGATTCCACAGCAGATGACCTTGGGAGGAGTGCGACCGGCTTTACAGTGTTACCCcttgagaggagagggaggatggACTGCAAGTCTAGATCACTTGTTAACTACTAATAAGATATGGCTTGCAATTATCTAATTAATCTACGATGAATGAATGAATAAACAGAAGCCTATTTATTTCTATATAGTATATATGTATGTGCTTGAGTTATCAATTAATTTTGTCCTACAATTTCCGTAGCATGTGATGGGGATGTGTGTGAAAAGAGTCTAGGATCTGTATCCTCCAATTTCCTTACCAAATTAATTGTTTGCTGCGAGCCATTCCAAGAGACTCTCTATATATTTTCTCATTACTAGGAATAGAGATTTCGATTGAAAATATCCTCCAACAGCTTCTCTAAATGGTCATCCAAATGTAGCCACCCTTAATTCCTCATTTCTAGCTAGCCAAAGATACATAACGGAAATAGCTTTCTAGAGTGTACTCAAGATATAGAAAAACTGTTGGAGAGTGGAAACATATAGAGAgtgtttttttatgaaaaaactctctaaatgataatttagagagtgaaatttacaaaaactcttggagatgctctgcgTTAGCTGTTCAAAGTCCAAACTGCCCGGCAAATGGGTTCAGCGAATTGCATCAGAAATCTGTATTTTTCGACCTCTTCAtggaacaaaaataattaatataaACCATTGTTAAATCAGTTTTGGGTGATAGACTCATAGGGTTGGGCTGGTGGACCGGGCTGGATGTTGGACCCATAGATAGAAATCGGGAATTCTCTGTATCTCCTAGAAGTTTTTTTCTTCCCGATCTTGCACTATTTGAGATTAGTGCAAATAATTACATATGTTTGATCTCGCTCAAACTTTAACACTGCAAAACCATCCTCCCCACCAGGTCCCTGGCACCACCACTGCACCGCCCGCAGGCGCATCCTCCCATGCTGCCGCCCCACCGTTCGCGTCGGGGCGCCCCAGACGGGGGTCGTCCCGGCTTGTGCCTCCGCCGCCTGCATTGCCCCACGCTGGCCCAGGCCTCCGCCTGCTGCGCTAGATTGCGTCGCCGCCCGCACCTGTCCACACCCCGGCGCGCCTGCCCCCATAGAGCGTCGCCGCCACAGCTAGCCGACCTAAGGATGGATATGGATGGCTGAACATTGAATTATTTGTATTCGTATATGCTTAAAATGCTAATATGGATATCTGCATTTGTATCTGATATCTGATTTTAATTTGGACGTATCTGAATTcgatttttagaatttttctctATCTGATATCATATCTGTATCcgaaataaatttgaaatatcCGATCATATCCGTATCCGCAAAGAAAAAATAACCGGTGAAACCATCTTAAACTTATCTCTATAACTAATAGCTTAATGATGTACACCATTTAAAGTATTTTAAAAGCTAGATGACTAATAATGTTAATTCTAATATTATTAAGGATATCAAAATTAAGTTTAACTATTTTATTGAAAAAATATGACGAGTCAAAttacttatttatttaattGTGATTAAtaagtatttaaatatttatttactttgaatttaaattagttttatatatttaattataaaaGCTAAACATAGATAAGTATGTTATTTTTAATTAGCTATCTTCTAATCCTTTACCCTCTACTTATATAATGAATATTAAATTACTAATTACTAACATTTAAACTCTTCTCTAACTTGGCTGGCTTGCTCTACTTTGTGAGAAGAGTTGCGCCGACGTCTCCATTGCGGGGGCCGGGCAAAGCAAGACATCACCATCAGCAAACGGCCTTTCTGTTTTCAGTTTTTTCTACCCTTTTAACTGTTTCGAATCAACTTATTATTGGATAATTTTGCTACGGGACACTGTTAAATGTTGGCCTTTGCTGATGGACACTACTTAAATTAGCCTTTGCTGTTGGACACCGTTCAAATGGAGATATTTGTTACTGGACACTATTTCtattataataatatttttttatattgagGTGAGAAGAGATACCTTTGAGGGAATTTTTCTAAAACTAAATAAGCACGATGCGTTAAAGGAATTGGGTGCTTGCCGACTTGTTCATCACCCAGCCTTTGATCTCGCGCATCAACTGTGTCTGCGTCCACAAGGGCCCCTCGGCGAACTCGCACCACACCCTGTCGATCGCCGGCGCGTTGCAGAGCAGGAACTTGGCCAGCGCCCTCTGCGCCCTGCCCCCCTGGTAGTGCACCAGGTTGATCTCCCTCACGCTGCTGCTCAGGCAAGTGATCATGGCGCTCGCCGGGGCAAGGACAGACTGCCCGTTGTACTTGAGCCGGTGCGCGTCGAGGAGCTCCTCTTGGGTGCAAGTGTACCAGCTGTCTGCCGCCCACCGAGCATGTTCTTCAGGATGGAAGACGAGCGACAGCGCCTGCAGGTTTGGGGTGTGCCGGAGGATCCGGCTcaccgcgccggcgacggccgcggtgtcgtcgtcgtcgccgtctgGGAGGCGTCCCCTCAGCTCGAGGTGGCGGAGGTCCGGCAGGGTCGGGAACGGCACGGGCGGCACGTCCTTGCCCATGCCTGAACCGAGGCGAGCTGATTCCAGGTGCAGGCGCTTGGCGCTCTCGAACAGGAGCAGGAGCTCTCTTAGCCTGgcgacctcctcctccgacGAGACCTCCGCGCCGCAGATGTCGACCTTGCAGTACGCGAGGttgggaacgccgccgccgccgtcgatggtCAGGAACGCGCTGGTGGGCACGGCGCCCCTGTACTCGAAGGCCACAAGCTCCGACGCGTCGAGGGCGACGGTGGCCAGGCCGTGGCAGCACCGGAGGGCCAGCCTGCGGAGGCGCGCGCTGCGGGGCACGCggaggccggccgcccctctGCAGGCCTCCAGCGTCAGGTCCGCCAGCCGCGGGCTGCCGGCGATGACCCGCTCCACGCGTCCCCCGGGGTCGGAGACGTGGGAGAGGAGCAGGGTCTCGAGGGACGGCAGGCTGACCTCCGCCGGCGGGGCGAGGAGGAAGTGGCCGAGCGAGAGCGATCGCAGCGAGGCGCAGGAGAAGAGCGCCGTCGGCACGGTGCGCAGCCTGTGACGACGATTAGGGTAGGCGTCCTTCTCGTCATGCTGCCTGCGTGGTGGGCTCCGACGGAGGAGGGTGTcgtcggaggaagaagaagacggcgGGTTCGGCGAGCGCCTGCAGTCGGAATCGAAAGATCGTCCTTGGTTTCTCGAGATCGTATGAGGCTtgtcggaggaagaagaagaaggagggctCGGCAAAGATCGTCCTTCGTTGCTCGAGATCGatctccgccgccgtcgggtACGAGGCACGTCCGAGGAAGTAGACGGCGAGCGCCTGTCGTCGAAATCGGAAGATCGTCCTTCGTTGCTTGAGATCGATCTCCGCCGCTGTCGGGCATGAGGCTCTTCGCCCATGCCCGTGTCGGAGGATGCCTTCCGACGTCGACTAATCGTGTCTGGTGGAGGGCTCTCCTCTTGGTCGGCATCTGGGTTTTGGCCGCGGAGGGAGTAGGGGCGGTGGCAGAGCGggtcgcggcggaggcggaggtcgaggcggaGGCCCTCGGGCGCGGCCTGCCGCACGGCGTACGCGACCCACTGGTCCACCGTGGAGGGATGGACGCCCGGTTCGGACGCCGTCTCGAGCGCGTCCTCCATGCCGACGCGGAGGGCGCGcagaggggcggcgccgccgcgggcgaggaGGGCGTTGCTGACGGCGAAgtggaagggcggcggcgcgttggGATCGGGCGGCGGGCCGCGGTTCCAGCTGTCGACGTCGTACCTGTCGTCGCACTCCTCCAAGGGGGCCTCCGGCTCTTCCAGGGCCACGGTGTGGACGGCGGCGAAGAGTCCGCGCCACCGCGACGAGAgaagcgccgcgcgcgccgcctcccTGGCCGGCAGGAAGGAGAGGACGTGCCCGAGCACGCTGTCCTCCAGCTTGCTCAGGCGGTCGCCGCCATCCATCATCGTCACTGTCATCGAGGAGGGACGGGATTCGATGGATCGTTTAGCTTGCGTACGTACACCAAGTAGGCCGACATGGCCTTTTACCACCGATGCCGGCACCGACTCGATCATCCGAGTCCCATCCGAATTGGATTGAAATTGAATACCCCAGCGCTAAAAGATCGAATTCGGATTTAAATTGAATACCCCAGCGCTAAAAGATCGATCAGATGAGATGAGATCCGATCAATCTCCATCGCCGCCGACGTTGGCAACAATGGCTGGCGACGACCGCCTCTCCGCCCTGGGCGACGACCTTCTCCGGCGCATCCTCTACTTCGTCCCCTTCAAGGAGGCGGCGTCCACCAGCGTGCTCTCGCGGCGGTGGGGCTCGCTCTGGCGCTCCTCCGGCGCCGTCAACCTCGACGTGCGCATCTCCGACGAACAAGGCAACTATCGGCGGGGCTACAGCCGAGACGATCTCGTCTCCCGCCGCGACGCCTtcgtccgcgccgccgacgccgcgctcgacgccgccgccgcccgcgtcaCCAGGCTCACCTTGCGCGTGGAGGACCCGAAAGGCGATGACACCTACGACTTCCTTCACAGGACCAGAGACTGGCGCGAGCGTAATGTGATCGGCGGCCTGCTCTCCCacccggcggcgcgccgcgtcGAGGAgctccgcgtcgccgccgtcggcggcaGGGAAGGAGCCTCTGGCAACGACGACGAGCCCGGCGACCGACCGCTTGACATGGAAGGAAGGATGTACACCCTTGGATCCCTGCCGTTGAATGCCCTCCGCGTGCTGGACGTCAGCGGGTGCGGCGACCTCTCGCCGCCGACCGCGGGCGCCTTCCCGCGTCTCGAGACCCTGCGCCTGCGCCACTGCTCCCTGAATTCCAGCGTCGTCCAGGCACTCATGGACGCCGCGCCGGGGCTCGCCAGCGTGCACCTCGAATCCGTCTTCTTCAAGGGGTTCCGCGACGGGTCGGGAGAAGCGCCCGGCCTCTGCCTCCGTTGCCGGGCGGTCACCGAGCTGGTCGTGGAGCTCTGCGGCATGGCGGGGCAAGAcccccgcgacggcggcgaccgaGGCTCCGTCGAGATCGACGCGCCGAGGCTGCGGCACTTGAGGTACAAGGGCACCGAGCGCCGCCTCTCCCTGACATCGCCGGCGCCGGACATGGCAGTGCTGGAGCTGCACTTCGTCCGGTGCAGCTACCACTACCCGGTCCGCGATGACGACCCGGACAAGACGCGACGGCTGTTCTGGCAGTCCGTCCGGAGCTTCAGCAACGCCAGGGTCCTCAAGCTCCGGGTGAACAGCCTCGAGGGCATCGCCGTCGGCAAGGGGAGGCGGACCAAGCTCCTGTGCACGTTCCGCGACGCCGTGCGCCTCGAGCTGGAAGGCGCGCACCATCCCACCAccagcaaggcggcggcggtcgccatTGCCAACCTGCTCTGCTGCTGCCCTGCGGTTCGGGACCTCAGGCTCAAGCTCAGCACTGCGCCACCCAACTCTGCCACCAAGGATTCTCATTACGGATCGGCATTCTTGGAAAGGAAAGACCGGCTGGACTACGAAAAATCAGTCGACCGCTTCATGCGCCGCAGACTGAATAATCCAGTGATTTCCTTGGATGGCAATGGCGAACATGATGGGGttcctgatgatgatgatgacattcCGGGCTTGAGTGGGCACTCCTTCACCTGCTTGCAAAGTAGCCTGAGGAGAGTTGGCCTGCAGTTTCGCCTGGAGAATAACTCCAGCTGCATGGGAACCCGGCTGGCAAAATTCTTCGCCGGCAATGCAAAGGTTCTCGAAGAAATCCGTGTTGACAGCGGCAACCGGAAACTATGCGAGCACATGAACCTCAATGTGGAGAGATGGATTGCGCCTACCCCATCGAAGGTTTGCTTGAAACGCAAGAACCTAGCAGACAGCTCATGGGAATTTTCTGAGAATCCTAGAAAATCCCCCGATTCCAGAACAGATCTCAATGGGCTTCCCACCAGATTTACAATCTCACCACTTGAAAGGTGAATCTAGCTAGATGAATTGCGAGTTTTGGTGCTTAAAAATCAAGATTTTAAATCTccggctatagcttccgctatctCCGGCTATAGCTGTTTGAGAGAGATTTAGCTAAGTTTTTTCATATATAATTTAGCTCTTAACTGTCGCTATAGCCCGCAATAACCGGTTATAATCTATTTTTGGACATAGATAGCTAAATGGCTTAGCCCGCTACTTAAAACATTATTAAAAATATGAAGTTCTGAATGGAATAACAAACTGTCCATGATGAATGGAACTTTTTTTATTTCAAGATTATTCTGTAAACTATTCTTTTGAAATGAAAACAGGTATTATCCATGAAATTTTTGAAGATCAAGCTCGATTTGATAGATGTGAAATTGACAAACTGTATGATATTATCCATGATAATATTGTTTTGCTCTAAATCTTTTCTCGATCTTCTGTGCTGTTTGTTAATTTCGTAACTCACAATTGAATATCGATCTTCATCTTAAAAATATACATGGATATGTAAAGTACAATTTCGTATCTCACAGGCCGAAGATGATTTATTTTCTTCATGTTGATTTTAACATTGCAAAGGATGATTCAAAATGCTGTGGGCTATATTTTTCTAATGTTGCAATTGCTGGGATTAATTTTCTTTAAGGTGATAACCTGTTGGAAAGGAGATTTGAAATTAGCGCCAAGATTACAATCATTCCTGATCAGACCCTCAACGCGCACGGGCACACGGCCTAACCAAACAGCAGTGTACATGTTCCTTCTAGCAAAATGCGCTAACTCATGAGCAACTTGATTACTCTCTCTTTTTACCTTGGCGATTCACCAATCCACCAGCATCTGCGCCTAGTCCTTGGCATCCTCCAGGTTGAAACGCCGAGCGATCCTCCTTTTGCTGCAGAGCTTGGATGACTTGGGCGTAGTCGGATTCAAGGATGACAGAGCCTTGTACCCACTGAGCTGCCAGTAGTAAACCTTCTAAGCATGCCAATGCTTCCGCTTCTACTGCATCCTGACATTTGAAGATCACCTGCCAGGCCGTGAGCATTACCTGGCATTCGCTATCATGCACGACGGCACCAACACCTGCTTCCCCGGGTTGAGAGACAAAGGAGCCGTCGACATTGCATTTGGCCCAACCTGATGGAGGTGGCTCCCAGCGTGCACTTCCCATCAGCTCTCCCTGACGTTCTGGGCCTTTCCTCCTATTGTCAGAACCTGAACAGGGCGCCTTCCCCTTGCCCTCCACCTTATCTGCCGCAGGGGAGAAATCATGGAGTAGATGGCGCAGAGGCCATGGACAGCCTCTGGTATGCTCATAGGGCCAGCTTGGTGCGTAATATTATATAGCAACAGTTTGAGCTGATCCCTCACTAACTCTGATGTCTGATCCAGCAATAGGAGTAACCAATCAGGCCTCGTGTATCTGAAATGTGACTTAGCCGGCAGCTGCCAATGATCTCTCATGGCCATCTACAAACTTTTTCGCCTGGGGACATGCAACTGTGGCATGGAAGCTCGATTCCAATTCTCTACAGCATAATGGGCAAATGTCACAGGGCCTGCTACTTTACGGTCGCCCGTTAGCGGGACTTCTTCTGGTCAAATTCCGACAAGCGGTCTGCTCAGCCCAATCAATGCACTCACGTGCGCTGATCGGTCTTTCCATTCTTTTTTTAACCAAATTTGTTCAAATACAAATGTTTACAGATAAAATAtattaaaattttagaaaaaaaacttttcaCAACGGTCTGAAATCAAAGATTCCAAAACGGTTTGCTGCAATAATTTTTGTGATGGTATTCTGAAAAAACACTTTACGAAGAAATTTAATAGGAAAAATTTtgatgagaaaaaaataaaagaaaaaattttgaggaaaaaatagaagaaaattttttttgcatccaaaataaaaaaaaggttcAGGTAGAAAAGTTATGTTtccatcaaaaataaaaaaaagttttgtTAAACCATTTGcatccaaaaaagaaaaaaatatgcgCCGCCTAGCCGCACCGCTCCACCGTCACCATCTCGCCACGTGCCGTACAGCCGTGCCAGTCCACAGCCAACACGTCGCCGGAgactccaccgccgccacctcgccgagcgtcgcgcgcggAGCTCACCCCCCGGAaccccgctgcgccgccgcgccacaccGCCCTGCCCCGCCCAGCTGCGTGCAGAACGCCGCTACATGACTTTTTTCTGTAAATCGGTACTGGATGAGCGGTGGCGTACCGCTTCCAGTACCCAGTGCGGATAGCCTTAGTCCGCTCCACCCGCGCGTCGTCACCACCCATCCAGCCACGCGGCCATCTCCAGATCAAGGGGAAAAggaagaaagggaaaaaaaagaaagggaacTTAATCACTCTAAAGTCCTCTGATATCGACCGGAAGTTTCGTAACCCGCGGGCGACGATAGATTCAGCATTGGGAAATGTCACTAGGCTAATAAATTTTGCACGTCGAGTCTGAATGTCTCTGGTCAGCTTCCAAATAAACACGCTGACTTTAGGTGGAACTCGTCCATGCTAGGTTGACGTCTCCACCAATGGGCCCGTCGGCCCATTAGGCCCTTGACCCGCACCCAGTCTTTCACTAGCTAGTGGGCCCCTATCGCCCAACGCTATAATAAATCGAGATGGGGGCCGGGGCGCTCGGTATAAGGTTCACCACGCCGCTAGTCACCCCACCCCACAAACCCTAGGCCGATCTAAGGGTGCGCTGGAGTGACGGGAagtgccaccgctgccgccgtcaACCCTTCTTCACTCCTCaactccgccgcctccaccgcgacGCCTCTGCATCGCCCATCGCCGCCCTAAAGCGGATCTGCGCCGACGAACCAGCGATGGCTGGTAGCTCGAGCTCCACTGCTGAGGGTTCTCTCTTGTCTCCCTCTCTGTACTCTCTGTGTACTTTGTGTTCGTGTTTCTAGATCTAGGACTTCATGTACTAtgtaaagaaagttgaatggaaAAAATACTTCTATTTGATCCTAAAGTACTAACAGTCCAATCCAAACGCATTCCCACAACTTTCTTTCCCCTCTTGGAGCTGAACTAGTTGCCTGACTTGCGGTGTCGTTTTGATCTTGAGGGCCAAATTATAGGCACTACGAATAGAGAAGAGCCCGATCTTCTCCACGTGCCAAGCAACGAAATCATTAGACGACCTAGGTGGTATCTTAATCTTGGCAATTTCCTCAGCATCTGCGGGATTAAAAATTTGTATTAGCTTGTCAAAGTTCCAACCTCTTCCTTCGATATCCATGAGTTTTGAAACCCAATGTAGTCTGCATCAACCTTGCTTGGTGGTCACTCGGAGTGATAGTTCTGGTGGGATCCTGGGGTCCCACCAAATATGGATTTGGATTCCATTGCCCACTCGCCAAATAATTTCAAGCTTTAGGAGCTTGAGACCATGCATAATAGCTTGCTATGTCTCTG
The nucleotide sequence above comes from Panicum virgatum strain AP13 chromosome 3K, P.virgatum_v5, whole genome shotgun sequence. Encoded proteins:
- the LOC120700840 gene encoding uncharacterized protein LOC120700840, whose amino-acid sequence is MMDGGDRLSKLEDSVLGHVLSFLPAREAARAALLSSRWRGLFAAVHTVALEEPEAPLEECDDRYDVDSWNRGPPPDPNAPPPFHFAVSNALLARGGAAPLRALRVGMEDALETASEPGVHPSTVDQWVAYAVRQAAPEGLRLDLRLRRDPLCHRPYSLRGQNPDADQEESPPPDTISRRRKASSDTGMGEEPHARQRRRSISSNEGRSSDFDDRRSPSTSSDVPRTRRRRRSISSNEGRSLPSPPSSSSSDKPHTISRNQGRSFDSDCRRSPNPPSSSSSDDTLLRRSPPRRQHDEKDAYPNRRHRLRTVPTALFSCASLRSLSLGHFLLAPPAEVSLPSLETLLLSHVSDPGGRVERVIAGSPRLADLTLEACRGAAGLRVPRSARLRRLALRCCHGLATVALDASELVAFEYRGAVPTSAFLTIDGGGGVPNLAYCKVDICGAEVSSEEEVARLRELLLLFESAKRLHLESARLGSGMGKDVPPVPFPTLPDLRHLELRGRLPDGDDDDTAAVAGAVSRILRHTPNLQALSLVFHPEEHARWAADSWYTCTQEELLDAHRLKYNGQSVLAPASAMITCLSSSVREINLVHYQGGRAQRALAKFLLCNAPAIDRVWCEFAEGPLWTQTQLMREIKGWVMNKSASTQFL